In Halanaeroarchaeum sp. HSR-CO, one DNA window encodes the following:
- the uppS gene encoding polyprenyl diphosphate synthase — protein sequence MRQWLRAQFRSVYERVLRYEITGAPSHVAVIQDGNRRYARNRGSDATDGHRAGAQTTERVLDWCSELGVDELTLYAFSTENFERPRVEREHLFDLLEEKLYEFADADRVHEDGVRVRAIGDTERLPDRVQEAVEYAEHRTGDYDAFTLNVALAYGGRTELLGATREVAAAVERGDLDPGDVTAATVEDRLYDGAVRDVDLIVRTGGDERTSNFLPWHANGNEAAAFFCTPYWPEFSKIDFLRAIRTYEAREASWRQTRAKRALALVRALGGEVKEARRVLDRLREHLPESIEDEGMDERPVD from the coding sequence ATGCGGCAGTGGCTTCGAGCCCAGTTCAGGTCCGTCTACGAGCGGGTCCTCCGATACGAGATCACCGGCGCGCCCTCCCACGTCGCCGTCATCCAGGACGGCAACCGTCGGTACGCACGAAACCGGGGGAGCGACGCCACCGATGGTCACCGTGCCGGCGCACAGACCACCGAACGAGTCCTCGACTGGTGTTCGGAACTCGGCGTCGACGAACTCACGCTGTACGCCTTCTCGACGGAGAACTTCGAACGGCCACGAGTAGAGCGCGAACACCTCTTCGACCTGCTCGAGGAGAAACTCTACGAGTTCGCGGACGCCGACCGGGTCCACGAGGACGGTGTGCGGGTCCGGGCCATCGGCGACACCGAGCGACTCCCCGACCGAGTCCAGGAGGCGGTCGAATACGCGGAGCACCGGACCGGGGACTACGACGCGTTCACCCTCAACGTCGCCCTCGCGTACGGCGGCCGGACCGAACTCCTCGGTGCGACGCGTGAGGTCGCCGCCGCCGTCGAACGGGGCGACCTCGACCCCGGAGACGTGACCGCTGCGACCGTCGAGGATCGGCTGTACGACGGGGCCGTCCGCGACGTGGACCTCATCGTCCGGACCGGGGGCGACGAGCGGACGAGCAACTTCCTGCCCTGGCACGCCAACGGCAACGAGGCCGCAGCGTTCTTCTGTACCCCCTACTGGCCGGAGTTCTCGAAGATCGACTTCCTCCGCGCCATCCGCACCTACGAGGCGCGCGAGGCGTCCTGGCGGCAGACTCGCGCGAAACGAGCCCTGGCGCTCGTCCGGGCGCTCGGGGGCGAGGTCAAGGAGGCACGAAGAGTCCTCGACCGGCTTCGCGAGCACCTGCCGGAATCCATCGAGGACGAAGGGATGGACGAACGACCGGTGGACTGA
- a CDS encoding undecaprenyl diphosphate synthase family protein: MGLYERYLALRLRRTPGDPPSHVALVITERDLLEQGAYETLERFVSWSFEYGAGRVTIYVSVLDEAVVDTLERELGRLSFPRPVAIRRPSDTEPATEPIQISLGLGGKHEFAMAVRRIAEDVEAGALNADDVDETEIEQRLVFPEEPDLVIKTGEERLSDFMIWQSVYSELYFTDVNWRDFRERDFIRAVQAFENRQRRFGR; encoded by the coding sequence GTGGGACTGTACGAACGCTACCTCGCCCTCCGCCTCCGTCGCACGCCAGGAGACCCACCGTCGCACGTCGCCCTGGTCATCACCGAACGCGACCTCCTCGAACAGGGAGCCTACGAGACGCTGGAACGGTTCGTCTCCTGGTCGTTCGAGTACGGCGCCGGGCGGGTCACCATCTACGTCAGCGTCCTCGACGAGGCGGTCGTCGACACCCTCGAACGGGAACTCGGCCGGTTGTCCTTCCCGCGACCGGTCGCCATCCGCAGGCCGTCCGATACCGAACCCGCGACCGAACCGATCCAGATCAGTCTCGGTCTGGGCGGCAAACACGAGTTCGCCATGGCGGTCCGCCGCATCGCCGAGGACGTCGAGGCGGGCGCACTGAATGCGGACGACGTCGACGAAACGGAGATAGAGCAACGACTGGTCTTCCCCGAGGAACCCGACCTCGTCATCAAGACCGGGGAGGAGCGCCTCTCGGATTTCATGATCTGGCAGTCGGTGTACTCCGAACTCTACTTCACCGACGTCAACTGGCGGGACTTCCGCGAACGGGATTTCATCCGGGCGGTCCAGGCGTTCGAGAATCGACAGCGGCGGTTCGGTCGATAG
- a CDS encoding DUF92 domain-containing protein, translating into MTRPLRRTAAFSLVSLLSLASGVLEEYTAVPFVAVAIGASLVSKGKLFDAFATHRDRAEDTLYTLIAFSLTGAGLALLLPTFDLPVTVFVATMLTVGFGDLGRRAVLEVRQSAVAGVAGFVILGGTAAFAGQVAISTILGVFSTSAFPEFLFVASSAALLGALLRSMFTRRDDPLVLVIIALSLWLFADLTVAVGWERIVVAMAIAVVFGYLSYALETASIPGMLTGVFLALLAVVLGGYGWFAVLIAFFAIGGLATKYRYEEKLERGVAEPNEGARGTGNVLGNSLAALVALLLFAAHARLPLPGAAFALAFTGSVATALADTLSSEIGGLYDKPRLVTTLRRVEPGTDGAITWQGELAGLAGAAVIAAMTIWLFDYPPAFGLVVIAAGFVGMTADSVVGATIEGSVVGNQAVNFIATSVGGIAGGLFYLLAFA; encoded by the coding sequence GTGACTCGTCCGTTACGCCGAACAGCGGCGTTCTCCCTCGTCTCGCTGCTGTCACTCGCGTCCGGGGTGCTCGAGGAGTACACAGCGGTGCCGTTCGTCGCCGTTGCCATCGGCGCTTCGCTCGTCTCGAAGGGGAAACTCTTCGACGCGTTCGCCACACACCGGGACCGCGCCGAGGACACGCTGTACACGCTCATCGCCTTCAGTCTCACCGGCGCCGGACTCGCGCTGTTGCTCCCGACGTTCGACCTTCCCGTCACGGTGTTCGTCGCGACGATGCTCACCGTGGGCTTCGGCGACCTGGGGCGGCGGGCCGTCCTGGAGGTGCGCCAATCGGCCGTCGCCGGCGTCGCCGGTTTCGTGATCCTCGGGGGGACCGCCGCCTTCGCGGGCCAGGTCGCCATCAGCACCATCCTCGGGGTATTCTCGACGAGTGCCTTTCCCGAGTTCCTCTTCGTCGCCTCGAGTGCCGCGCTGCTCGGGGCGCTCCTGCGCTCGATGTTCACCCGCCGCGACGACCCCCTCGTGCTCGTGATCATCGCGCTCTCGCTCTGGCTGTTCGCCGACCTCACCGTCGCAGTGGGCTGGGAGCGGATCGTCGTCGCGATGGCCATCGCCGTCGTGTTCGGCTACCTCTCCTACGCCCTCGAGACGGCCTCCATCCCGGGGATGCTCACCGGCGTGTTCCTGGCGCTGCTCGCCGTCGTCCTCGGCGGCTACGGCTGGTTCGCGGTCCTCATCGCCTTCTTCGCCATCGGCGGACTGGCGACGAAGTACCGCTACGAGGAGAAACTCGAGCGGGGCGTCGCCGAACCCAACGAGGGAGCGCGGGGGACCGGAAACGTGCTCGGGAACTCGCTGGCCGCACTCGTCGCGCTCCTCCTGTTCGCGGCGCACGCCCGCCTACCCCTGCCGGGAGCGGCGTTCGCACTCGCGTTCACCGGTAGCGTCGCCACCGCTCTCGCCGACACCTTGTCCAGCGAGATCGGTGGGCTCTACGATAAACCGCGTCTCGTGACGACCCTGCGACGGGTCGAACCGGGCACCGACGGCGCCATCACCTGGCAGGGTGAACTCGCCGGCCTCGCGGGAGCGGCGGTCATCGCCGCCATGACCATCTGGCTGTTCGACTACCCACCGGCGTTCGGCCTCGTGGTGATCGCGGCCGGGTTCGTGGGCATGACGGCCGACAGCGTCGTCGGCGCCACCATCGAGGGGTCCGTCGTCGGGAATCAGGCGGTGAACTTCATCGCCACGAGCGTCGGTGGCATCGCTGGTGGCCTCTTCTACCTGCTCGCGTTCGCCTGA
- the dnaG gene encoding DNA primase DnaG, with product MEDTAKYLIHADFLADGVVERSDVVGAVFGQTEGLLGDDLDIRDLQQSSKLGRIDVEVRHESGQSVGDITIASSLDRVETATLAAALEAIERIGPSHAAVEVSRIEDVRAAKRRAVVDRAKELLATAFDEGVMDSDAILDEVRESIRVEDITEYAGLPAGPNVESSDAIIVVEGRSDVLTLLKFGVKNAIAVEGTNVPEAVADLTRGKTVTAFLDGDRGGDLIRRELAQVGDLDYVAVAPEGTSVEDLSRAEVDVALRNKVTADRYAEADNEAAATDGSPSPAPPVDEPQSDAQTVAPGGDTGPVPAEDSVDEATDEPVAASAGDTEDGTSEPSATAEDTPVGPSEPPTDVGGTLGDHVAAVMGSGRARLLDDAMDVIDEVAAGAAFETLRDAETVPRAVVLDGEVAQRLVDVAAQRGVREVVGSERGSFVKQPTSVRVRTAAEVTA from the coding sequence ATGGAGGACACCGCGAAATATCTCATCCACGCCGACTTCCTCGCCGACGGCGTCGTCGAGCGCAGCGACGTCGTGGGCGCGGTCTTCGGCCAGACGGAAGGCCTGCTCGGCGACGACCTCGACATCCGCGACCTCCAGCAGTCCTCGAAGCTGGGTCGCATCGACGTCGAAGTCCGCCACGAGAGCGGCCAGTCCGTCGGTGACATCACCATCGCCAGCAGCCTGGACCGCGTCGAGACGGCCACGCTGGCGGCCGCCCTGGAGGCCATCGAGCGTATCGGCCCCTCGCACGCCGCCGTCGAGGTCTCGCGCATCGAGGACGTCCGCGCGGCGAAACGCCGTGCGGTCGTCGACCGGGCGAAGGAACTCCTCGCGACGGCCTTCGACGAAGGCGTCATGGACAGCGACGCCATCCTCGACGAGGTTCGCGAGAGTATCCGCGTCGAGGACATCACGGAGTACGCCGGCCTCCCGGCCGGGCCGAACGTCGAATCGAGCGACGCCATCATCGTCGTGGAGGGCCGCTCGGACGTCCTCACCCTGCTGAAGTTCGGCGTCAAGAACGCCATCGCCGTCGAGGGGACGAACGTCCCCGAGGCGGTGGCCGACCTGACACGGGGGAAGACCGTCACCGCGTTCCTCGACGGCGACCGTGGCGGCGACCTGATCCGTCGCGAACTCGCTCAGGTTGGTGACCTCGATTACGTCGCCGTCGCCCCGGAGGGAACATCCGTCGAGGACCTCTCCCGGGCCGAGGTCGACGTGGCGCTCCGGAACAAGGTCACGGCGGACCGATACGCCGAGGCCGACAACGAAGCCGCGGCGACCGACGGGAGTCCGTCTCCAGCGCCGCCGGTCGACGAACCCCAGTCCGACGCCCAGACCGTCGCACCGGGTGGCGATACGGGCCCCGTTCCCGCCGAGGACTCGGTCGACGAAGCCACGGACGAGCCCGTGGCGGCGTCGGCAGGTGACACAGAAGACGGGACGTCCGAGCCCTCCGCAACGGCCGAAGACACGCCAGTGGGGCCGTCTGAACCCCCAACGGACGTCGGTGGCACCCTCGGCGACCACGTCGCCGCGGTGATGGGCTCGGGTCGCGCTCGCCTCCTCGACGACGCGATGGACGTCATCGACGAGGTGGCAGCCGGGGCGGCCTTCGAGACGCTCCGGGACGCCGAGACCGTTCCGCGGGCAGTGGTCCTCGACGGCGAGGTCGCACAGCGGCTCGTCGACGTCGCGGCCCAGCGCGGGGTCAGGGAGGTCGTGGGCAGCGAGCGAGGATCGTTCGTCAAACAACCGACGAGCGTGCGGGTTCGGACCGCTGCCGAGGTCACCGCCTGA
- a CDS encoding DUF3311 domain-containing protein — protein sequence MKLRSLAWATAFALLVALAIPWFLWGSSRVIAGLPVWLWWHIAWMLLAAVVFRSFTRRAWGLWIVENPPDDSGSGDLRGGHP from the coding sequence ATGAAGCTTCGTTCGCTGGCGTGGGCGACCGCCTTCGCCCTGTTGGTGGCACTGGCGATCCCATGGTTTCTCTGGGGGTCGAGTCGGGTGATCGCCGGACTCCCGGTCTGGCTCTGGTGGCACATCGCCTGGATGCTCCTGGCCGCCGTCGTCTTTCGCTCGTTCACCCGACGAGCGTGGGGGCTCTGGATCGTCGAGAATCCACCAGACGATAGCGGCTCGGGCGACCTCCGAGGTGGGCATCCGTGA
- a CDS encoding sodium:solute symporter has translation MNAGLEIGIIVGYLLVALAVGLVAYRVTERTAEDYFLASRTFGTVVLLFTVFATLLSAFTFFGGPDNAYALGPEWILVMGLMDGIIFALLWYVVGYKQWLLGQRHGYVTLGEMLGDRFASLGLRGLIAVVSLFWLFPYVMLQQIGAGAAIAGLTEGAVPFWAGATLITGFMIVYVVLAGMRGIAWTDTLQGVFMLSMVWLALAWVLVAVDGGIGTINAGIQEQVPGFFALGGGAYTPQFMLTFAISIAFGVAMFPQINQRFFAASSERVLKRSFTLWPVLVLLLFVPAFLLGTWAAGLGIEANVGAGESVLPLVLAEYTPAWFAALVIAGAIAAMMSSSDSMLLSGSSYFTRDVYRPFVDETISDRGEDLLGRAGVVVFAVGALAASIWAEGGGIGAATVGSLLVDIGDLAFGGFAQLTPAVIVALYWRKTTTAGMYAGVLVPQGVYLAFNFLPETVVAGVPLFAEAYLGWGISLYGMMLGLVVTVAVSAMSAAGPGERIDQFFDLQGNDR, from the coding sequence GTGAATGCCGGACTCGAGATTGGCATCATCGTCGGCTACCTGCTGGTCGCACTCGCGGTCGGCCTCGTCGCCTACCGAGTGACCGAACGGACGGCGGAGGACTACTTCCTCGCGAGTCGTACCTTCGGCACCGTGGTCCTGCTGTTCACCGTCTTCGCGACGCTCCTGTCGGCGTTCACGTTCTTTGGCGGGCCGGACAACGCCTACGCGCTGGGACCCGAGTGGATCCTCGTCATGGGGTTGATGGACGGCATCATCTTCGCCCTCCTCTGGTACGTCGTGGGCTACAAGCAGTGGTTGCTCGGCCAACGTCACGGCTACGTCACCCTCGGCGAGATGCTCGGAGACCGGTTCGCGTCGCTGGGACTCAGGGGGCTGATCGCCGTCGTCTCGTTGTTCTGGCTGTTCCCGTACGTGATGCTCCAGCAGATCGGCGCGGGCGCCGCCATCGCCGGGTTGACCGAGGGGGCCGTCCCGTTCTGGGCCGGGGCGACCCTCATCACCGGCTTCATGATCGTCTACGTGGTCCTGGCCGGGATGCGTGGCATCGCCTGGACGGACACGCTCCAGGGCGTCTTCATGCTCTCGATGGTGTGGCTGGCGCTCGCGTGGGTGCTGGTCGCCGTCGACGGCGGCATCGGAACGATCAACGCCGGCATCCAGGAGCAGGTGCCCGGCTTCTTCGCCCTGGGCGGTGGCGCCTACACCCCGCAGTTCATGCTCACGTTCGCCATCTCCATCGCGTTCGGCGTGGCCATGTTCCCGCAGATCAACCAGCGATTCTTCGCCGCGTCCTCCGAACGGGTGCTCAAGCGGTCGTTCACGCTGTGGCCCGTGCTCGTCTTGTTGCTGTTCGTCCCCGCGTTCCTGCTCGGGACGTGGGCGGCCGGACTGGGAATCGAGGCGAACGTCGGCGCCGGCGAGAGCGTCCTGCCCCTCGTCCTCGCCGAGTACACGCCGGCGTGGTTCGCTGCCCTGGTGATCGCGGGCGCCATCGCGGCCATGATGTCCTCCTCGGATTCGATGTTGCTGTCGGGGTCGTCGTACTTCACCCGTGACGTCTACCGTCCCTTCGTCGACGAGACCATCTCGGATCGGGGCGAGGACCTGCTCGGTCGCGCCGGCGTCGTCGTCTTCGCCGTCGGCGCGCTCGCCGCGAGTATCTGGGCCGAAGGCGGTGGCATCGGCGCGGCGACCGTCGGATCGCTCCTGGTCGACATCGGCGACCTCGCCTTCGGTGGGTTCGCACAGTTGACCCCCGCCGTCATCGTCGCGCTCTACTGGCGAAAGACCACCACCGCGGGGATGTACGCCGGCGTGCTCGTTCCCCAGGGGGTCTACCTCGCGTTCAACTTCCTGCCGGAGACCGTCGTCGCCGGCGTGCCCCTCTTCGCCGAAGCCTATCTCGGATGGGGAATCTCGCTGTACGGGATGATGCTCGGCCTCGTGGTGACTGTCGCCGTCTCGGCAATGAGCGCCGCGGGCCCCGGCGAGCGAATAGACCAGTTCTTCGACCTCCAGGGGAACGACCGGTAA
- a CDS encoding DUF6293 family protein, with the protein MQTHIIPVGFDYDRLIAPLVRDHVSVDRVVLLQGAVGSEANVEYSERIARKLEADFTNLLGATTERMTIEDVYDYDTAFERAFRRIEAELDEGNEVWVNVSAMPRTVSFAFATAAHSVMVEREADRDRIHTYYTAPEKYLETELAEELREEIALLEDLLAAAGEGGSVAVDENRIDERLRTARDLLTEFDERGTTIGAKCIDDSHVLELPVASFANVKPFEELILYTLGEHGEFESISDLAETLASELGEEYTDSFRSKVIYNVDRLGPGGIGYVEREEHGKSYRISLSRIGQLWVRSHAEQ; encoded by the coding sequence ATGCAGACCCATATCATCCCCGTCGGGTTCGATTACGACCGCCTCATCGCCCCACTGGTCAGAGACCACGTGTCCGTCGACCGGGTCGTACTGCTCCAGGGCGCCGTCGGTAGCGAGGCGAACGTCGAGTACTCCGAACGCATCGCCCGAAAACTCGAGGCCGACTTCACGAACCTGCTCGGCGCGACGACCGAGCGGATGACCATCGAGGACGTCTACGACTACGACACGGCCTTCGAGCGGGCGTTCCGTCGTATCGAGGCGGAACTCGACGAGGGGAACGAGGTCTGGGTGAACGTCTCCGCGATGCCCCGGACGGTGAGTTTCGCGTTCGCCACGGCCGCCCACTCCGTGATGGTCGAACGGGAAGCGGACCGCGACCGCATCCACACCTACTACACGGCCCCCGAGAAGTACCTCGAGACCGAACTCGCGGAGGAGCTACGCGAGGAGATAGCGCTCCTCGAAGACCTGCTGGCGGCGGCCGGGGAGGGAGGATCGGTCGCCGTCGACGAGAACCGGATCGACGAGCGACTGCGAACGGCCCGCGACCTCCTGACCGAGTTCGACGAGCGCGGGACGACCATCGGCGCGAAATGCATCGACGACAGTCACGTCCTCGAACTGCCCGTCGCCTCGTTTGCCAACGTGAAACCGTTCGAGGAGCTCATCCTCTACACGCTCGGCGAACACGGCGAGTTCGAGAGCATCTCCGACCTCGCGGAGACGCTCGCGTCGGAACTCGGCGAGGAGTACACCGACAGCTTCCGGTCGAAGGTCATCTACAACGTCGACCGTCTCGGCCCCGGTGGCATCGGCTACGTCGAACGCGAGGAACACGGGAAGTCCTACCGCATCAGTCTCTCGCGGATCGGACAGCTCTGGGTCCGCTCGCACGCCGAGCAGTGA
- a CDS encoding DUF1405 domain-containing protein codes for MLPERDPLPWYVAPLPKALEDLGLRLAWLIAAVNLAGTAFGFWYYRAQFAAANPLAWPFIPDSPVATLFIAVSLIAFKLDLDADWVHALAFVGLLKLGLWTPFVQVVLNGQGGLATWLYQFLIWSHLAMALEAFIIHRYATFSVRAVAVAVGWYLFNDVVDYFVPLFGDVHHTWIRAEFVGGVQDHTLAVHDLAAAWAVVLTVLATFLALATRVTRLELAEN; via the coding sequence ATGCTCCCAGAGCGCGATCCGTTGCCGTGGTACGTCGCGCCCCTCCCGAAGGCGCTCGAGGATCTGGGACTCCGTCTCGCGTGGCTCATCGCAGCCGTCAACCTCGCCGGGACGGCTTTCGGCTTCTGGTACTACCGCGCCCAGTTCGCGGCCGCCAATCCCCTCGCCTGGCCGTTCATCCCCGACAGCCCCGTGGCGACCCTGTTCATCGCCGTCTCGCTGATCGCCTTCAAACTCGACCTCGACGCGGACTGGGTGCACGCGCTCGCCTTCGTCGGCCTGCTCAAACTTGGCCTCTGGACGCCCTTCGTGCAGGTCGTCCTCAACGGCCAGGGCGGCCTCGCCACCTGGCTCTACCAGTTCCTCATCTGGAGTCACCTCGCGATGGCGCTCGAGGCGTTCATCATCCACCGGTACGCCACGTTCTCGGTCCGGGCCGTCGCCGTCGCCGTCGGGTGGTACCTGTTCAACGACGTGGTGGACTACTTCGTCCCACTGTTCGGCGACGTCCACCACACCTGGATCCGCGCGGAGTTCGTCGGCGGCGTCCAGGACCACACGCTCGCCGTCCACGACCTGGCGGCCGCCTGGGCGGTCGTGCTCACCGTCCTGGCTACGTTCCTCGCGCTCGCGACCCGAGTCACGCGTCTCGAACTGGCCGAGAACTGA
- a CDS encoding FAD-binding oxidoreductase: MTDQDVDLVVVGGGVTGCAIARSVAPDLDVLVIERDKIATGGATALAAGEVTMTPSYSDVPGIANHAMAFFRDYDGTGAFSFHERPSVELVPTDREDEARRRADRLSEAGFPVSFREPHTVATEHPRLSLDEYAGVVRHEDTGFLDPYTLTVELQNDAEDRGATVETGRTVTDVRVEDGAVAGVRTATGRIDADQVVVAAGWRTRDLLEDVLELPIRPYRTQVVVLEPEPPMDDSFPMGWIPGRHVYFRPEVNGDLVVGGYSFAEDHPERASGQEDEAFRDHVASLVPTFLDDFDRAGFVDGWAGIDAATPDTRPIVDAPDEGPDGLVVATGFHGRGVMTAPVTATVARELLLDEEASIPHDPFALDRFDSRSADFPFYSISSGDDEYED, translated from the coding sequence ATGACCGACCAGGACGTCGACCTCGTCGTCGTGGGTGGTGGCGTCACTGGCTGTGCCATCGCCCGCTCCGTCGCCCCGGACCTGGACGTCCTCGTCATCGAACGGGACAAGATCGCGACGGGCGGCGCGACCGCGCTCGCCGCGGGCGAGGTGACGATGACGCCCTCCTACTCGGACGTCCCCGGCATCGCGAACCACGCGATGGCCTTCTTCCGCGATTACGACGGGACCGGCGCGTTCTCGTTCCACGAGCGGCCCAGCGTGGAGCTCGTCCCGACGGATCGGGAGGATGAGGCGCGCCGGCGTGCCGACCGACTGTCCGAGGCGGGCTTTCCGGTCTCCTTCCGCGAACCGCACACCGTTGCGACCGAGCATCCCCGACTCTCCCTCGACGAGTACGCCGGGGTCGTCCGACACGAGGACACCGGCTTCCTCGATCCGTACACGCTCACCGTCGAACTACAGAACGACGCCGAAGACCGGGGTGCGACAGTCGAGACTGGCCGTACGGTCACCGACGTCCGCGTCGAGGACGGGGCCGTCGCCGGTGTCCGGACCGCAACGGGCCGGATCGACGCCGACCAGGTCGTCGTGGCCGCCGGCTGGCGGACCCGGGACCTCCTCGAGGACGTCCTCGAACTGCCGATACGGCCCTACCGGACCCAGGTCGTCGTCCTCGAACCGGAGCCACCGATGGACGACTCCTTCCCCATGGGGTGGATACCGGGGCGACACGTCTACTTCCGACCGGAGGTCAACGGCGACCTCGTGGTCGGTGGCTACTCGTTCGCCGAGGACCACCCGGAGCGCGCGAGCGGACAGGAGGACGAGGCATTCCGCGACCACGTGGCGTCCCTCGTCCCGACGTTCCTCGACGACTTCGACCGCGCCGGTTTCGTGGACGGCTGGGCCGGCATCGACGCGGCGACGCCCGACACGCGACCGATCGTCGACGCACCCGACGAGGGCCCAGACGGTCTCGTGGTCGCGACGGGCTTCCACGGCCGCGGCGTCATGACCGCCCCCGTGACCGCGACGGTCGCTCGGGAACTCCTCCTCGACGAGGAGGCGTCGATTCCCCACGACCCGTTCGCCCTCGACCGCTTCGATTCGCGGTCGGCCGATTTCCCCTTCTACAGCATCAGTTCCGGCGACGACGAGTACGAGGACTGA
- a CDS encoding aspartate aminotransferase family protein yields the protein MSLGDNQHDHDTPLTDRTPESQEYHDWASSVTPLGVESNVRSFDPYPFYVESAEGPYLYDRDDNEYIDFLLALGPIILGHNHPAVTERVQEQVEKATVTAMPQSVAIEFMDTVREMTPSIEMVRMANSGTEATMHALRVARSYTGREKIAKPEGGYAGAHDYALQSVYASEAALGPADEPNAVPYGTGIPDAISDLVVPFPFNDKAATERLLREEADDLAAVIIEPVMFSCGCLKPRDDYHEFLRELTDELGIVLIWDEVMTGFRLGPQSAQGRFGITPDMTTFAKAVGNGYQVAGFGGREDIMAEIIPPEKTEAEKWRTSAFHGGTYNGHPVAAAAGLATLEFIQDNDVYEHIDRLGDRLFTGLQEVADDVGVPVNVQHIGSMGQVYMTDHDIHRYRDTWHANEERFADWWKEGAARGALFGNPHQGERFFTSYSHTEADVDQALEIAEAAFREVDHEYE from the coding sequence ATGAGCCTGGGTGACAATCAACACGACCACGACACCCCATTGACCGACCGGACCCCGGAGAGCCAGGAGTACCACGACTGGGCGTCCTCGGTCACGCCACTCGGCGTGGAGTCGAACGTTCGTTCGTTCGACCCGTACCCCTTCTACGTCGAATCGGCGGAGGGACCGTATCTCTACGACAGGGACGACAACGAGTACATCGACTTCCTGCTGGCACTCGGCCCGATCATCCTGGGACACAACCACCCGGCGGTGACCGAACGGGTCCAGGAGCAAGTCGAGAAGGCGACCGTGACCGCGATGCCCCAATCCGTGGCCATCGAGTTCATGGACACCGTGCGGGAGATGACCCCGAGCATCGAGATGGTCCGGATGGCCAACTCCGGGACCGAGGCGACGATGCACGCGCTCCGCGTCGCGCGCTCGTACACGGGCCGCGAGAAGATCGCCAAACCCGAAGGTGGCTACGCAGGGGCCCACGACTACGCACTCCAGTCCGTCTACGCCAGCGAGGCGGCACTCGGACCGGCAGACGAACCGAACGCCGTCCCGTACGGAACCGGCATCCCGGACGCCATCAGCGATCTCGTCGTCCCCTTCCCGTTCAACGACAAGGCGGCGACCGAACGGCTCCTCCGCGAGGAGGCAGACGACCTCGCGGCGGTCATCATCGAACCGGTGATGTTCTCGTGTGGTTGTCTGAAACCGCGAGACGACTATCACGAGTTCCTCCGCGAGTTGACCGACGAACTCGGTATCGTCCTCATCTGGGACGAGGTCATGACCGGATTCCGACTCGGCCCCCAGAGCGCCCAGGGCCGGTTCGGTATCACGCCGGACATGACCACTTTCGCGAAGGCCGTGGGCAACGGCTACCAGGTCGCCGGCTTCGGTGGCCGCGAGGACATCATGGCCGAGATCATCCCGCCGGAGAAGACGGAGGCCGAGAAGTGGCGCACGTCGGCGTTCCACGGCGGAACCTACAACGGTCACCCGGTCGCGGCGGCCGCGGGACTCGCCACACTCGAGTTCATCCAGGACAACGACGTCTACGAGCACATCGACCGCCTGGGCGACCGACTGTTCACCGGCCTGCAGGAGGTGGCCGACGACGTGGGCGTCCCGGTCAACGTCCAGCACATCGGGTCGATGGGCCAGGTCTACATGACCGATCACGACATCCACCGGTACCGGGACACCTGGCACGCCAACGAAGAGCGGTTCGCCGACTGGTGGAAAGAGGGGGCCGCTCGCGGTGCCCTGTTCGGCAATCCCCACCAGGGCGAACGCTTTTTCACCTCGTACTCGCACACCGAGGCGGACGTGGACCAGGCCCTCGAGATTGCGGAGGCGGCCTTCCGCGAGGTCGACCACGAATACGAGTGA